In Candidatus Riesia pediculicola, the following are encoded in one genomic region:
- the dapB gene encoding 4-hydroxy-tetrahydrodipicolinate reductase — protein MKKFTDLQKKIRIAIAGSFGRMGKDLIKTFSKEPRFSIELFLNKDFKIKSQIDLLKNSDQFDLLIDFTSPIGTMQNVVLCKEIKKPIIIGTTGLSQRNIRYIVQFSRYIPILISENFSFGMNLLFKFFQEYSEILNNSYQIKLTETHHKNKRDFPSGTSIKIEKILSRKKESERNFDSFFSSQKKSLHQPLDKNKKILLSSTRSHLTLSEHEVTFSRKYEKIKIRHIVQNRKVFCEGVMRSCFWIIRKKNGLYHSQEVFLGK, from the coding sequence ATGAAAAAATTTACTGATCTTCAAAAAAAAATTAGAATTGCTATTGCTGGATCTTTTGGAAGAATGGGAAAAGACTTAATCAAAACTTTTTCTAAAGAACCAAGATTTTCTATCGAACTTTTTTTAAATAAAGATTTCAAAATTAAATCTCAAATTGATCTTCTAAAAAACTCTGATCAATTTGATTTATTAATTGATTTTACAAGTCCGATAGGAACTATGCAAAATGTTGTTCTTTGTAAAGAAATAAAAAAACCAATCATTATTGGAACAACTGGTTTGAGTCAAAGAAATATTCGTTATATTGTTCAATTTTCTCGATATATTCCAATATTAATCTCTGAGAATTTTAGTTTTGGGATGAACTTATTATTTAAATTTTTTCAAGAGTATTCGGAAATATTGAATAACAGTTATCAAATCAAATTAACCGAAACACATCATAAAAATAAACGTGATTTTCCATCGGGAACATCTATTAAAATAGAAAAAATTCTTTCTAGAAAAAAAGAGTCTGAAAGAAATTTCGATAGTTTCTTCAGTTCTCAAAAAAAGAGTCTTCATCAACCACTTGACAAAAATAAGAAAATTCTTCTTTCTTCTACTCGTTCTCATCTTACTTTAAGTGAACATGAAGTTACTTTTTCTAGAAAATATGAAAAGATAAAAATTCGGCATATCGTTCAAAATAGAAAAGTTTTTTGCGAAGGAGTAATGAGATCTTGCTTTTGGATTATTCGTAAAAAAAACGGATTATACCATTCTCAAGAAGTATTTTTAGGAAAGTAG
- the bioD gene encoding dethiobiotin synthase, whose translation MNKCFFVTGTDTGSGKTMVSCSILQKANSLGYVAVGYKPVSTGISKKYPSKNSDISLLKKYSKLKLRDQEISPVMFFQDTSPHIASKMDRRRINLNDIDIGLENLRKKANFIVIEGIGGWYTPLSSQIKLCDWVKLNNFPIILTVSFRIGCINHALLSIEAIQNSNLRLIGWIANMFSMRDRTQSDYFYSLLHLIPYPCIGIIPKISNWKVRSIKKFIKSKYII comes from the coding sequence GTGAATAAATGTTTTTTTGTAACTGGAACTGATACGGGTTCTGGAAAAACAATGGTGAGTTGCTCAATATTGCAAAAAGCAAATAGTTTAGGATATGTTGCTGTCGGTTATAAACCAGTTTCTACAGGTATTTCTAAGAAATATCCTTCAAAAAATTCTGATATTTCATTGTTGAAAAAATACAGTAAGTTAAAGTTAAGAGATCAAGAGATTAGTCCAGTTATGTTTTTTCAAGATACTTCTCCTCACATTGCTAGCAAAATGGACAGAAGGAGAATCAATTTAAACGATATCGATATCGGATTGGAAAATCTAAGAAAGAAAGCGAATTTCATTGTAATTGAAGGAATTGGTGGATGGTATACTCCTCTTTCTTCTCAAATAAAACTTTGTGATTGGGTTAAGTTAAATAACTTTCCCATAATATTGACGGTTTCATTTAGAATTGGATGCATCAATCATGCTTTACTGAGTATAGAAGCTATTCAAAATAGTAATTTAAGACTAATCGGTTGGATAGCAAATATGTTCTCTATGAGAGATAGAACTCAGAGTGATTACTTTTATTCTCTTCTTCATCTTATTCCATACCCATGTATTGGGATAATTCCAAAAATTTCTAATTGGAAGGTTCGTTCAATAAAAAAATTTATTAAATCGAAATATATTATTTAG
- the bioC gene encoding malonyl-ACP O-methyltransferase BioC: MNTKNKNAIAFSFGKAARYYDNFSIFQKQIGKKLFKRFSSNVGNIVLDAGCGTGFFSKQWKLIGKNVIALDLSESMLHVAQEGKSASYYVQADIESIPLKNKSVDLCFSNLVIQWCKNIFIPLNQMYRVTKCGGLVVFTTLADGSLKELKQCWERVNQSSHFNSFLTFDEIKIACKIWSNSLEQKSCCFLYPSFQVLLRSIKGTGATYLYNEKKRGLMTKKYLERLINNYPNVNNMFPLTYKVIFGALYRE; the protein is encoded by the coding sequence ATGAATACAAAAAATAAAAATGCAATTGCTTTTTCTTTTGGAAAAGCAGCAAGATATTATGATAACTTTTCAATTTTTCAAAAACAGATTGGAAAAAAACTTTTCAAAAGATTTTCTTCTAATGTTGGAAATATTGTGTTAGATGCTGGATGTGGAACTGGATTTTTTAGTAAGCAATGGAAGCTAATAGGGAAAAATGTGATCGCTCTAGATTTGTCAGAATCTATGTTACATGTTGCGCAGGAAGGAAAATCAGCTTCTTATTATGTACAAGCAGATATTGAATCTATTCCTTTAAAGAATAAGAGTGTTGATCTGTGTTTTAGCAATTTGGTGATACAATGGTGTAAAAATATATTTATTCCACTTAATCAAATGTATCGAGTAACCAAATGTGGAGGTTTGGTAGTTTTCACTACTTTGGCAGATGGATCTTTGAAAGAATTAAAGCAATGTTGGGAAAGGGTGAATCAATCTTCTCATTTCAACTCTTTTTTGACATTCGATGAAATTAAAATTGCATGTAAAATCTGGTCGAATAGTTTGGAACAAAAATCTTGTTGTTTTTTGTATCCTTCTTTTCAAGTTTTATTAAGATCAATTAAAGGAACAGGTGCAACTTATTTATATAATGAAAAAAAAAGAGGTTTAATGACCAAAAAGTATCTTGAAAGACTAATTAATAATTATCCAAATGTAAACAATATGTTTCCTTTAACTTATAAAGTAATATTTGGGGCTTTGTATCGTGAATAA
- the ptsP gene encoding phosphoenolpyruvate--protein phosphotransferase, whose translation MVKGIPVSPGIVSGKCLIFKKEKITINYQKISKDQILEEIDSFYKNRKKSVDQIQSIKNLLKIKKMDKEKREIFEGHIMLIEDEEFEKEVLSLIREKHYCASAAVTKVIDFQISKLQEIKNEYLKNRISDFKDIQERIVKNILKIPIVNLSIISKGVVLIAEDLSPSDIIQLKMDKIIGLVTNHGNQNSHFSIIARSMDIPTIVGTGRATEYFKTDDYIVLDSINNRIYKNPSSEIIEKIKKIKKNYLTWKKELNNLRYLPAITLDNRRIILQSNVGSNEDIELVKKNGSEGIGLYRTEFLFMNRSSPPTEEEQFQTYKKAAEIMNPKPIIIRTIDIGGDKFVSYMKIPKEDNPFLGLRAIRIIRNEEEIILSQLRAILRASNFGNLKIMFPMVISLEEIMNLKNKLSFVKNQLNCKKYTFKENIEIGIMIETPSAAIMSKELAREVDFFSIGTNDLIQYTLAVDRGNQSISHLYDPLSPSVLRLMKMVISNAHYEGKEVGICGELASDEFATVVLIGMGLDKFSMNSTSIPRVKKQIRKLKFQESKEFTENILKMSSSRSIRLEIKRFLRRS comes from the coding sequence ATGGTTAAAGGAATTCCAGTATCTCCCGGAATTGTTTCAGGAAAATGTTTAATTTTTAAAAAAGAAAAAATCACTATAAATTATCAAAAAATTTCTAAGGATCAAATTTTAGAAGAAATCGATTCGTTTTATAAAAATAGAAAGAAATCGGTAGATCAAATTCAATCTATCAAAAATCTTTTGAAGATAAAAAAAATGGATAAGGAAAAAAGGGAAATATTCGAAGGACACATCATGCTAATTGAAGATGAAGAGTTCGAAAAGGAAGTTCTCTCTCTGATTAGAGAGAAACATTATTGTGCTTCTGCTGCAGTAACAAAAGTAATCGATTTTCAAATATCAAAATTACAAGAAATAAAAAATGAATATCTAAAAAATAGGATATCCGACTTTAAAGATATTCAAGAAAGAATTGTAAAGAATATATTGAAGATTCCTATCGTCAATCTATCTATCATTTCGAAAGGAGTAGTATTAATCGCCGAAGATTTATCTCCATCCGACATTATTCAACTAAAGATGGATAAAATTATTGGATTAGTTACAAATCATGGAAATCAAAATTCCCATTTCTCAATCATAGCAAGATCAATGGATATTCCAACAATAGTTGGTACTGGTCGAGCTACTGAATATTTTAAAACAGATGATTATATAGTGTTGGATTCTATAAATAATAGAATTTATAAAAATCCATCTTCTGAAATAATCGAAAAAATAAAAAAAATTAAAAAAAATTACTTAACATGGAAGAAAGAATTGAACAATCTTAGATATCTTCCAGCAATTACATTAGACAATCGTCGAATTATTTTACAATCCAATGTTGGTTCCAATGAAGATATTGAACTAGTTAAAAAAAATGGATCAGAAGGAATCGGATTGTACAGAACCGAGTTTCTATTTATGAACAGAAGCTCTCCTCCGACAGAAGAAGAACAATTTCAAACTTATAAAAAAGCTGCGGAAATTATGAATCCTAAACCTATCATAATTAGAACAATAGATATTGGAGGAGACAAATTTGTTTCATACATGAAAATTCCGAAAGAAGACAATCCATTTTTAGGATTACGCGCAATAAGGATTATCAGAAACGAAGAAGAAATTATATTAAGTCAATTGAGAGCTATTTTACGTGCTTCTAATTTTGGAAATTTAAAGATCATGTTCCCAATGGTTATCTCTTTAGAAGAGATAATGAATTTAAAAAACAAACTTTCTTTTGTAAAAAATCAGTTAAATTGCAAAAAATATACTTTTAAGGAAAATATAGAAATTGGAATAATGATAGAAACTCCTTCTGCTGCCATTATGTCCAAAGAGCTAGCGAGGGAAGTAGATTTTTTTAGTATAGGAACCAATGATCTGATTCAATACACTCTAGCAGTGGATAGGGGTAATCAGTCAATATCGCATTTGTATGATCCTTTATCTCCATCAGTACTGAGACTTATGAAAATGGTAATAAGCAATGCTCATTACGAAGGAAAAGAGGTCGGTATATGTGGTGAATTAGCTTCAGATGAGTTTGCAACCGTTGTTTTAATCGGAATGGGGTTAGATAAATTCAGTATGAATTCAACATCTATTCCTAGAGTTAAAAAACAAATAAGAAAATTAAAATTTCAAGAATCAAAAGAATTTACAGAAAATATTCTTAAAATGTCTTCTTCTAGATCTATCAGATTAGAGATAAAAAGATTCTTAAGAAGAAGTTAG
- the bioB gene encoding biotin synthase BioB has translation MKKRWTVSQAEKLFNLPFFELIFEAQKIHRVHFNPQSVQISTLLSIKTGNCPEDCKYCSQSARYRTDLKAEKLIKFDKVMDSARQAKKAGATRFCMGAAWRNPNDRDIPYLQKIVREVKSLGLETCMTLGTLSENQANSLSEAGLDYYNHNLDTSEEFYEKIITTRKYQERIETIERVQKAGIKVCSGGILGLGETVKDRASLLVQLANLPKVPESVPINMLVQIKGTPLFNEKKIDFFDFVRTIAAARIMLPSSFIRLSAGRKNMNEQMQALCFIAGANSVFSGCKLLTTDNPNEQEDHILFKKLDINLDFTKKNVLEEKDSFFSEKEVESGNFYEAC, from the coding sequence ATGAAAAAAAGATGGACCGTTTCTCAAGCAGAAAAATTATTTAACTTACCTTTCTTTGAACTCATTTTTGAGGCTCAGAAAATACATAGAGTTCACTTCAATCCACAATCTGTTCAAATAAGTACTCTATTATCTATTAAAACCGGAAATTGTCCTGAAGACTGTAAATATTGTTCACAAAGTGCTAGATATAGAACAGATTTAAAAGCAGAGAAATTAATAAAATTTGACAAGGTAATGGATTCTGCTCGACAAGCTAAAAAAGCAGGAGCAACTCGATTCTGTATGGGAGCAGCTTGGAGAAATCCAAATGATAGAGATATTCCTTATTTGCAAAAAATTGTTCGAGAAGTAAAGTCTTTAGGATTGGAAACGTGTATGACTCTCGGAACTTTGAGTGAAAATCAAGCGAATTCTCTATCAGAAGCCGGATTAGATTATTATAATCATAATCTGGATACTTCAGAAGAATTTTATGAAAAGATTATTACTACAAGAAAATATCAAGAAAGAATTGAAACAATTGAAAGAGTGCAAAAAGCTGGAATTAAAGTATGTTCTGGTGGAATTTTAGGATTAGGAGAAACAGTTAAGGACAGAGCATCGCTTTTAGTACAGCTAGCTAATTTACCAAAAGTTCCAGAAAGTGTTCCAATTAATATGTTAGTTCAAATTAAGGGTACACCTTTGTTTAATGAGAAAAAGATAGATTTTTTTGATTTTGTTAGAACAATTGCTGCAGCTAGAATTATGTTACCTTCTTCTTTTATCAGATTATCTGCTGGTAGAAAGAACATGAATGAGCAAATGCAAGCTCTATGCTTCATAGCTGGTGCTAACTCTGTATTTTCTGGATGCAAACTGTTAACTACAGATAATCCAAACGAACAAGAAGATCATATTTTATTTAAAAAGTTGGACATCAATTTAGATTTTACGAAAAAAAATGTTTTAGAAGAAAAAGATTCTTTTTTTTCAGAAAAAGAAGTTGAATCTGGAAATTTTTATGAAGCGTGTTAA
- a CDS encoding HPr family phosphocarrier protein, with protein MFQKEVTVNIQNGFHIRPASQFVKQAKRFLSNITISYGEKVVNAKSLFKLQTLGISTGDVITISAEGKDEKNAVEFLTKLINRLE; from the coding sequence ATGTTTCAAAAAGAAGTTACTGTAAATATTCAAAATGGTTTTCATATACGTCCAGCTTCTCAATTTGTAAAACAAGCAAAAAGATTTCTTTCAAATATAACTATTAGTTACGGAGAAAAAGTAGTTAATGCAAAAAGTCTATTTAAGTTGCAAACACTTGGTATATCTACAGGAGACGTTATTACAATATCAGCAGAAGGAAAAGATGAAAAAAATGCTGTAGAATTTCTAACTAAATTGATAAATCGATTAGAATAA
- the ligA gene encoding NAD-dependent DNA ligase LigA — translation MKKKNIHQYLSSLRKKIKKHQYLYHILGKSEIPDFEYDLMIRKLDRIEKEISEKSKKEEETILSDLRRRSKKIKHYSPMLSLNNVFNQHEYLKFYKNILKIINNQEERIYFCCELKIDGLAVNLVYKNGEFHSASTRGNGETGEDISSKIQYIRDIPLSIRNRKGCVPELIEIRGEIFMKFKKFQEFNSMLKKEKKKTFSNPRSAAIGLVKKVSQKEIIRESLNFFSYGCGLIKLNNTFESPKNQFECLKMLKTWNVPIVENTKMYSCSKKILEYYKNIYNMRDQLDYGIDGIVIKVNSFIYQKIIGHTSYAPKWSVAFKFPAKKKITTLLDVIFQVGRTGVITPIAKIDTISFNGIQINRVSLHNTNFIKDLGIMIGDKVIVSIAGDIIPKITGKIFDSTSNHINEIVFPKYCPSCFSITQIEKKGKIRCTGGLSCLSQRESLINHFVSKKAINIIGIGKMTVKKMVQKNLISDPSDLYSLKFNDLLSLNGITQATSKKILNSIEKSKNITLERFLYSLGIPGVGYVLSKKIASNSESYQFFLRISSGEKYLPCKIPFKGIGKNITENIISFFKKDHNRRMFSKLRKIFNIK, via the coding sequence ATGAAAAAAAAGAACATACATCAATATCTTTCTAGTTTGAGAAAAAAGATCAAGAAACATCAATATTTATATCATATATTAGGTAAATCAGAGATACCAGACTTCGAATATGATTTAATGATTCGAAAATTAGATAGGATAGAAAAAGAAATCTCTGAAAAATCCAAAAAAGAAGAAGAAACCATTTTATCCGACTTAAGAAGAAGAAGTAAAAAAATAAAACATTATTCTCCAATGCTATCATTAAATAATGTATTTAATCAACATGAATATCTCAAGTTTTATAAAAATATATTGAAAATTATAAATAATCAGGAAGAGAGAATATATTTTTGTTGCGAGTTAAAAATAGATGGTTTAGCTGTTAATTTAGTTTATAAAAATGGAGAATTTCATAGCGCTTCTACTAGAGGTAATGGTGAAACTGGAGAAGATATTTCTTCAAAAATTCAATACATACGAGATATTCCTTTATCAATACGAAATCGAAAAGGATGCGTTCCAGAACTAATAGAAATTCGAGGAGAAATCTTTATGAAATTTAAAAAATTTCAAGAATTCAATTCTATGTTGAAAAAGGAAAAAAAAAAGACATTTTCCAATCCAAGAAGTGCAGCTATTGGATTAGTAAAAAAAGTGAGTCAAAAGGAAATTATAAGAGAATCTCTAAATTTTTTTAGTTACGGATGTGGTTTAATAAAACTAAATAATACTTTTGAATCTCCTAAAAATCAGTTCGAATGCTTAAAAATGTTGAAAACTTGGAATGTCCCTATTGTTGAAAATACAAAAATGTATTCTTGCTCTAAAAAAATTTTAGAATATTATAAAAATATTTATAATATGAGAGATCAATTGGACTATGGAATAGATGGAATAGTGATTAAAGTTAATTCTTTTATATATCAAAAAATAATAGGCCATACATCTTATGCGCCAAAGTGGTCTGTCGCATTTAAGTTCCCTGCTAAAAAAAAGATTACGACATTATTGGATGTTATATTTCAAGTTGGTAGGACTGGAGTAATTACTCCTATTGCAAAGATAGATACAATCTCTTTTAATGGAATTCAAATTAATCGCGTATCTTTACACAATACGAACTTTATAAAAGATCTAGGGATAATGATAGGAGATAAAGTTATTGTGAGTATAGCTGGTGATATTATTCCGAAAATTACTGGAAAGATATTCGACTCTACTTCAAATCATATTAATGAAATTGTTTTTCCAAAATATTGTCCAAGTTGTTTCTCTATAACTCAAATAGAAAAAAAAGGAAAAATTAGATGTACAGGAGGTTTATCATGCTTATCTCAAAGAGAATCTTTAATTAATCATTTTGTTTCAAAGAAAGCAATAAATATTATTGGAATTGGAAAAATGACTGTAAAAAAGATGGTTCAAAAGAATCTTATTAGTGATCCTTCAGATTTATATTCATTAAAATTTAATGATCTATTAAGTTTGAATGGAATAACACAAGCTACTTCTAAAAAAATTCTTAATTCAATCGAAAAATCAAAGAATATTACTCTGGAAAGATTTTTATATTCTTTAGGAATTCCAGGGGTTGGATATGTTTTATCTAAAAAAATAGCTAGTAATTCGGAAAGTTATCAATTTTTTTTAAGAATATCCTCTGGAGAGAAGTACTTACCTTGTAAGATTCCTTTTAAAGGAATTGGAAAAAACATTACAGAAAACATAATATCCTTTTTTAAAAAGGATCATAATAGAAGGATGTTTTCTAAACTTAGAAAAATTTTTAATATCAAATAA
- a CDS encoding aminotransferase class I/II-fold pyridoxal phosphate-dependent enzyme: MKRVKNIWESFLTNSIKSRKKENNWRTRNSIQMKSSTKIIFKNQEYISFSGNDYLGLSFNEDVKNAWKAGINQYGNGSSSSGHIVGYSEVHRTLEEKLSQWLGYQEALLFSSGYMANQSIVFSLMKKRDSIFADKMSHASFTEASMLSQANFKRFAHNCISSLHLLLKKHSGKKNLVFTEGVFSMDGDFASLKLIHEESKNHNAYLMVDDAHGIGLFGEEGKGSCNVFQIHPEILMIGFGKSFGICGAAILCSSKMKNYLLNYSRSLIYSTMMPPSQAVALLESLRQIKRSNNLRKKLKINVEFFKKMTKDSQISFLSNFSESGIQPIIVGDNQKCLELSKFLFQNNIWVQAIRPPTVPFGTSRLRIVITANHTFDEIKKLVYSLRDFFDQNEYKK; encoded by the coding sequence ATGAAGCGTGTTAAAAACATTTGGGAGAGCTTTTTAACAAATTCAATTAAATCTAGGAAGAAAGAGAATAATTGGAGAACAAGAAATTCTATTCAGATGAAGAGCTCTACAAAGATAATTTTTAAAAATCAAGAATATATCAGTTTTTCTGGAAACGACTACTTAGGATTGAGTTTTAACGAAGATGTTAAAAATGCTTGGAAAGCTGGAATAAATCAATATGGAAATGGAAGTTCTAGTTCTGGACATATTGTCGGATACAGTGAAGTTCATAGAACTTTAGAAGAAAAATTATCTCAGTGGCTTGGCTATCAAGAAGCTTTGTTATTTAGTTCTGGTTATATGGCTAATCAAAGTATTGTATTTTCTCTTATGAAGAAAAGGGATTCAATTTTTGCAGATAAAATGAGTCATGCATCTTTTACGGAAGCTTCTATGTTAAGCCAAGCTAATTTTAAAAGATTTGCTCATAACTGTATAAGCTCCTTACATCTATTGCTTAAAAAGCATTCTGGAAAAAAGAATCTCGTTTTCACAGAAGGAGTTTTCAGCATGGATGGCGATTTCGCTTCTTTAAAACTTATTCACGAAGAATCTAAAAATCATAATGCTTATTTAATGGTAGATGATGCTCATGGAATAGGATTATTTGGAGAAGAAGGTAAGGGAAGCTGTAATGTTTTTCAGATACATCCGGAGATCTTGATGATAGGATTTGGAAAATCTTTTGGAATATGCGGAGCTGCAATTCTTTGTAGCAGCAAAATGAAAAATTATCTTTTGAATTATTCAAGAAGTTTAATATATAGCACTATGATGCCTCCATCTCAAGCAGTAGCTCTGTTGGAGTCACTTCGTCAAATTAAAAGATCTAACAATCTAAGAAAAAAGTTAAAAATAAATGTGGAATTTTTTAAGAAGATGACTAAAGATAGTCAAATCTCTTTTTTATCAAACTTTTCTGAAAGTGGTATTCAACCCATTATTGTAGGAGATAACCAAAAATGCTTAGAATTATCTAAATTTTTATTCCAAAATAATATTTGGGTTCAAGCCATTCGTCCACCTACTGTTCCATTTGGAACTTCTAGATTGAGAATAGTAATTACTGCCAATCATACATTTGATGAGATTAAAAAGCTAGTATACTCTTTGAGGGATTTTTTTGATCAAAATGAATACAAAAAATAA
- the bioA gene encoding adenosylmethionine--8-amino-7-oxononanoate transaminase: MKRSEIEFDSRNIWHPYSPIHRITSSIPVISASGSKIKLTNGNYLIDGMSSWWSTIHGYNHPNLNKSIKNQLRKMSHVMFGGITHASAISLCKKLIEITSSRLECVFLADSGSVSVEIALKMAVQYWQSKRKKNKKKFISLQYGYHGDTLGAMSVCDPKNSMHNLYKGYLPKNFFVKAPYCNFHQDRNQEHIDSLEKLLIKNSHHVCAMIVEPIVQGAGGMRFYHPNYLKNVRKLCNQYKILLIMDEIATGFGRTGKLFAYEHSEVLPDILCIGKALTGGYLTLAAVMTTREIASTISRGESGCLMHGPTFMANPLACEVSKASIDLLLRSSWKRKVKNIERQLFKELNSLKNNFLVQDVRVLGAIGVVEMKKEINLRILQKKFLDLGVWIRPFKKIIYLIPPYIIKKNELTKLTNAVKEVISDMKKLTVIHSI; this comes from the coding sequence ATGAAAAGATCAGAAATAGAATTTGATTCAAGAAATATTTGGCATCCATACTCTCCAATTCATCGTATTACCTCTTCGATTCCAGTGATTAGTGCTTCCGGATCAAAAATTAAGCTAACCAATGGAAATTATTTGATTGATGGTATGTCATCCTGGTGGTCTACAATACATGGATATAATCATCCAAATTTAAACAAATCGATCAAAAACCAATTAAGAAAAATGTCTCATGTCATGTTTGGAGGAATTACACATGCATCCGCCATATCCTTATGCAAAAAACTAATTGAAATCACATCTAGTCGATTAGAATGTGTGTTTCTAGCTGATTCAGGATCCGTGTCAGTAGAAATAGCATTGAAGATGGCAGTTCAATATTGGCAATCAAAAAGAAAAAAAAACAAGAAAAAATTTATTTCATTACAATATGGCTATCACGGAGATACATTGGGAGCGATGTCTGTATGCGATCCAAAAAACTCTATGCATAACCTTTACAAAGGATATTTACCAAAAAATTTCTTTGTCAAAGCTCCATATTGTAATTTTCATCAAGATAGAAATCAAGAACATATTGATTCTTTGGAAAAATTATTGATTAAAAATTCGCATCATGTATGCGCTATGATAGTAGAGCCAATTGTTCAAGGAGCAGGCGGAATGAGATTCTACCATCCAAATTATTTAAAAAATGTGAGGAAGTTATGCAACCAATATAAAATTTTATTAATTATGGATGAAATAGCAACTGGCTTTGGAAGAACTGGAAAACTATTTGCTTATGAACATAGTGAAGTTCTTCCAGATATCCTTTGCATAGGAAAAGCTTTAACTGGAGGATATCTCACTTTAGCAGCTGTTATGACTACTAGAGAAATCGCGAGTACTATTTCTAGAGGAGAATCTGGATGTTTAATGCATGGACCAACTTTTATGGCAAATCCATTGGCTTGTGAAGTTTCCAAAGCTAGCATTGATCTTTTATTAAGATCTTCATGGAAGAGAAAAGTTAAAAATATAGAAAGACAACTTTTCAAAGAACTTAATTCTTTAAAAAATAATTTTTTAGTTCAAGATGTCAGAGTGTTAGGAGCTATTGGAGTTGTTGAAATGAAAAAAGAAATAAATCTTAGAATTTTGCAAAAAAAATTTTTAGATCTTGGAGTATGGATCCGTCCTTTCAAAAAGATAATCTATTTAATTCCACCCTATATTATTAAGAAAAATGAACTTACAAAACTCACTAATGCAGTAAAAGAAGTTATTTCTGATATGAAAAAATTAACAGTTATCCATTCAATTTAA
- a CDS encoding peptidoglycan DD-metalloendopeptidase family protein gives MNSIHYFDNLNISKILKDDQNYCFQKYEIQPISISDASSKNNSLFFYTKKVGFFFRKSSLLLVKNNQRKIHFDFSNQSLRNIVKKKEDNFFLNQFDKKSFKSIFKEKIIRSNFRFLLKKSVLTYKRSWIRLFKNTSQKIEKKLSKVTIIFSDIIEQIVFKLFQMSYIEFVPKLKSFVFHKFFSFLSFSIHVSDEKDFCSKKLKKPIFIDSNMDLLKYPTERIFKISSRFSLRRINPVTGLLSPHRGTDFSMPVGTSVLSVANGTVSIAKYSNIAGYFIVIQHENKLVTKYMHLLKLMVKPGQKVKKGQCIGLSGNTGRTTGPHLHYEIWVGSQAIDPLTMIFK, from the coding sequence ATGAATAGTATCCATTATTTTGATAATTTGAATATCTCGAAAATTCTTAAAGATGATCAAAATTACTGTTTTCAAAAATACGAAATACAACCAATATCTATTTCAGACGCATCATCAAAAAACAATTCTTTATTTTTTTATACTAAGAAAGTTGGATTTTTTTTTCGAAAATCTTCTTTATTATTAGTAAAAAATAATCAAAGAAAAATTCATTTCGATTTTTCGAACCAGTCTTTAAGAAATATCGTAAAAAAAAAAGAAGATAATTTTTTTTTAAATCAATTTGATAAAAAAAGTTTTAAATCAATTTTTAAAGAAAAAATTATTCGATCAAATTTTAGATTTCTTTTAAAAAAGAGTGTTCTCACATATAAAAGAAGTTGGATCAGACTTTTTAAAAATACTTCTCAAAAAATTGAAAAGAAACTTTCTAAAGTTACGATTATTTTTTCTGACATTATCGAACAAATAGTTTTTAAACTTTTTCAAATGAGTTATATAGAGTTTGTTCCGAAATTAAAGAGTTTTGTCTTTCATAAGTTCTTTTCTTTCTTGTCTTTTTCTATTCATGTTTCAGATGAAAAAGACTTTTGTTCTAAAAAGTTAAAGAAACCAATTTTCATTGATTCAAATATGGATCTTTTAAAATATCCTACCGAAAGGATTTTTAAAATTTCTTCTCGTTTTAGCTTGCGAAGGATTAATCCTGTAACAGGTTTGTTATCTCCTCACAGAGGAACAGATTTTTCTATGCCTGTTGGAACTTCAGTATTATCTGTAGCGAATGGAACAGTTTCTATTGCAAAATATAGTAATATCGCCGGATACTTCATTGTAATACAACATGAAAATAAATTAGTCACAAAGTATATGCATTTATTAAAATTGATGGTTAAACCTGGACAAAAAGTGAAAAAAGGACAATGTATTGGACTTTCTGGAAATACTGGGAGAACCACCGGACCACATCTTCATTACGAGATTTGGGTTGGAAGTCAAGCAATTGACCCTTTAACCATGATATTTAAATGA